CATAAATCTTATAGGAGGTTCCATTTTTATAAAAAACTTCAAAAATAGGTTGCTCGCTCATGTTTATACCTCGATTAAAAGTTTAACCATTCAGTTTGAGTTGACTTCGCAACTCAACTTCTCGTTAGGCCAGTACTTAAATATGATTCAAAATATTTTGAAATTAAGAAAATGTCCCATTGAATATGCCCTCTACCTTGGAGACGATCATTATTACCCCATATCTGGTGTGGTTCCATATATTACTATTGGTAACATGATGCATCTTTCAAATGGCGAAAATTTACCAGATGAGGCTCTTACACCCCTTAATGAAAGGTTCTCATCATATTTCGGTAAAAACATACTTTTTGGTGGAGGTACAGGTTGGGAGGGCGATGGATTCTTGGCTTTTGCAAACAAAGTTAAAACTGAGTTACTTTGGCTATTTCATTTTCCTCAGAGTGAAGCCTTTGTAAGTGCTAAAATTGAAAATGATAAAGTAATTGCAATTTCTGAGGAATATCCAAACCGTTTTATTTTTTATATTGCAATAGAAGATCCAAAAATAATTGATATCAAGGTGCAGGAGGCCTAACCCGCCCTTCAACTATGACCGGGCGATAAAACGCCGCCCGTCATGTTAAGGGCAACGTTAAATGGTAAAAATGAAATTAATAAACATATTACTTATAACACTATTAATTGTGATCAATGGAGTATCTATGGCTGAATCTCTGAAAGAAATCAATTATCGCGGTGGTGTAGTAAAGTTTAATATTCCTTCAAATTGGGTTGAGGAATATGAAGAAACGGGTGGAGGTACATTTTATGAAGATGCCCCGAACACAGGTACACTTCGCTTAAATATTATCACAATGCAAGCACCATCAGGTGCCAAAGGTAATTTACCCTTTTCAGCTTTGTCATCAATACCCGTTATAGAGAATAAAAATATTGAAATGTTGGCTAATGGCAATGCATTTGCTTACAGTGTTAGTAGATCGGAAGAAGATGGCGAAAAAATTACATTATATTGGTGGTATCTCGCAAATCAAGTAGGCTCAAGTCATATAAGACTAGCAAACTTTTCTTATACAATATTAACTTCAAAAGAAGATGATCAAAAAACAAAGGAAGAAATTAAGTTACTCGAAGTACAAATTAGAAAGACAATATTTCATCCAGGGTTGGGCAAATAAAAAACATTTAACCAGACGCTAAAGCCGATCGCCGCGCCAGGGGCGCGGCTCCGGCTTAGCTTTTCGTTAAGGGTGAATAAAATGGAAAACAATAAAGAACTAAAATCCAGATACGTTAATTTTTTAAATACCATAGATGAAAAACAGGCTGCATTTCTTATACAGAGTTGTTCTGATGAATTTTGCATGACTACATCCAACACGCTATACCTTTCTATATCATCTACCGGTGGTTTCATTGATCCCGCTATTACTATTTATAATTTTTTACGTTCCTTGCCTTGTAATATTGTCACGCATAACATCGGTACAGTTGATTCAACTGCTATTATTCCATTTTTAGCGGGTAGCATAAGGAATGCATCCCCTTTTTCTAAATTCCTCATTCATGGTATTTTCTGGTGTCCCCCTGGTGGGCAGTTTTATCCTCTCGCCCAAGTAGATGAGTTCCACACCAGGCTTAATCATGATGCTGCTAGGCTTAGGAGTATTTTGCACGAGCGCACTAGCTTGCCTGACGAGGCTATCGACCGGATGTTTCTGTCTGGCGAGACCATGAATCCCGGTACAGCTAAAAAGTTCGACATTATTTCTGATATCGCCGAGTTTGTTATTGAGCCCGGTAGCACCGTTTTCACAAGTGGGCTTAGGGGACGTTGTTGACTAACGTGACAAAAAGTGATATTGGCTCGCATAGTGTTAAATTCATCTGATCAGAGGATAAGAATATGCCCAGACAAGCGAGATTGGACTCTCCCGGAACCCTGCATCATGTTATTATTCGTGGAATAGAGAAGAAGGATATAGTCCAGGATAAATATGATCGAAAAAATATGGTTACGCGACTTGGAGATCTTGCTGTAGAAACAAAGACAAATATTTATGCATGGGCCTTGATGTCTAATCACATGCATATCCTTCTTAAGAGCGGCCCGGAGGGATTATCCCTGTTCATGAGAAGGCTTCTAACCGGATATGCAATAACCTACAATATCCGCTATAAGCGGAATGGGCATGTTTTCCAGAATAGATATAAGTCTATTGTCTGTGATGAAGATGCCTACTTTCAAGAACTGGTCAGATACATACACTTGAATCCATTAAGAGCAAAAATGGTAAAAAATCTATCTGCCCTTGATCAATACCCATGGTGCGGTCACAGTGCTGTAATGGGAAAGAGAAAGTTGGCATGGCAGGATGTTGATTATGTTTTATCCTGGTTTGGTCAGGGTAAATCTGCCGCAAGGAAATTTTATCGTCGCTATATACAGGATGGGGTTGATAAAGGGCGAAGGGATGATCTGGTAGGGGGTGGACTTGTCCGTACCCTGGGCGGGTGGTCTCAGGTTTTATCCCTGCGTAAAGGCAAAGAGAAAGTACTTTGCGATGAACGCATTTTAGGGCAGGATGAATTTGTTGAAGGAATACTTGCAGAAGCCGAGGGGAAGGTCTCTGGACAGATATCAATAAACAAGAGGATAATAGATACCGAGAAAAGAATCCTCGCAGCATGCGAGAAAGAAGGAGTTTCTGTTGAAGCGTTAAAAGGAGGAAGTCGGAGAGGTCTGCTTCCCGCATTGAGGTCGAAATTATCCAAAGAACTTGTTGAGAAATATGGCCTTACCATGGCCGAAGCGGCACGACAGTTAGGCGTAACGACTTCAGCAATATCGAGAATATTTGAAAGAAATAAATGACTTTCAGGTGTTTTGTCACGTTAGTCAACAACGTCCCTTAATGCATGAAGAGTGTCCGATTTTTCATTCCTTTTCAACAACGGTTTCAGGTTTAATAATAGGTTAAAGTATGGTCGATTTATTTTAATTATGTATTATTTTTACTGGCCTGATCTTTGCAGTTATTTTAGTGACATCCATACTTAAATAATTGCAGAATATTAATAACGTAATATTAACTAAATCTTGTACGAGTTATCTATTACGGTTTGATGCTCCATGTATTTAAAGCGTACAACAATTTTTACATCACATCACTATTATTAGAAAGGATTATAAAATGAAAAAATTATTCGTGCTGGTTTTGACAATTGTATTTCTGTCTATTTCAAGTTTTGCTACAGCAGGCAATGAAAGCGGCCCATATATCGGTGGGTCTCTGGGTTATTCATCTCTGGATGTCGCTATTAACGCGATTGAGGAAGAAGATGTGAATTTTGATGATGATGACATGGGTTTCAAGGTGTTTGCCGGTTATAATTTCGGGCAGATTCCAATGTTTGATTTTGCCATTGAAGGCTCGTATGTTGATTTTGGTGGCGCTGCTACAGATGATATTCCCGATTTGGATGTAGATATTACAGCATATGATATATTCGGGGTAGCCTGCTACAATATCGGGCCTGTTGGAATATTTGGCAAGGTTGGTCATGTCTGGTGGAAAATGGATTCCAGCCTTTCGGATGTATTGAATGAATCCGCCGGTGACATGGCATATGGCTTGGGTCTTAAGTTTCAGTTCAGCTCTGTGGCAGTCCGAGCTGAATATGAGAGGTTTAAATTTGATATAGATAATGTTGGTTCAGATATTAACCTTGATTTTATTTCCGTAGGGTTATCCTGGACCTTTTAAATGGTGCTGCAGGTTTTTTAATAAATTCTGGTTAAAAGTTTTTTAACCTTAAAATTGACCATGTTATGCTCAGGTGCTATATTGGCCCATCCTATTAACAATAAAGCACATGAGCTGACAGCGGTTTATATAAATGATACCTGTTACAGAATTACTGAATCAGAACAATTTTTTAAAGAATCTTTTTGATTCCATGCCCTGCGGTGTCATGGTCCTCGATAAAGAAAGAAGGGTTCAGGCAATCAATAACATTATGGAGCGCACATTCGGGATATCTCTATCTGATGTTATAAAACAGAGAGGTGGAGAGGCGCTCAAATGCATACATGCCCTTGAAAGCATCAGGGGATGCGGCTTCTCTGATGAATGCAGCCAGTGCATGATCAGGAGGACAGCCATTGATGCCCTGGGCGGAAGCAGGATAGAAAAAAACAGGGCAACAGCACAATTTTACATTAATGGCATTGAGAGGGACATTGACCTGCTCATAAGCGCTGCACCACTCGACCATGAGGGTGAAAGGCTCGCCATAATCATACTTGAAGACATAACAGAGCTGAATGAATTAAAGAGGCGTCTAAAGGCAGAAACAAGTTTTGCGGGCATCATTGGCAGCAGCGCTGTTATGAATGAGCTTTTCCGTACTGTAAGGGATTTAGCGGACATAAATGTTCCTGTACTCATACAGGGTGAAAGCGGCACGGGCAAGGAGCTTGTTGCCTCTGCCATACATAATGAAGGAAACAGGGCGGATAAGCCCTTTGTGCCGGTCAACTGTGCGGCTCTTCCTGAGGGTATCCTTGAAAGCGAACTCTTCGGACATGAAAAGGGGGCATTCACAGGGGCAATAAGGGATAAAAAGGGTCGTTTTGAGCTGGCAGACAGCGGCACTCTCTTTCTGGATGAGGTAGGGGAGCTGCCAAAGACCGTTCAGGCAAAGCTATTAAGGGTACTGCAGGAGGGCTGTTTTGAAAGGGTCGGGTCTGAAAAATCAAAAAGGGTGGATGTCAGGATAATAAGTGCTACAAACCGAGACCTTAGGTCAGAGGTGAAAAAAGGTACATTCAGGCAGGATCTCTTCTACCGCCTTGCTGTTGTCCCGGTCATAATCCCTCCCTTAAAAAACCGAAGGGATGATATTCCTGCTTTGGTGGAACACTTTCTTGAGGAGTTCACTGACCATGGAAGTGACAAACGGGGCGGAGGCATTTCTAAAAGCGCCCTGAATATGATGATGGATTATCCCTGGCCAGGCAACATACGGGAGCTTCAAAGCGCCATAAGATTTGCTCTTGTAAAATCAGGTGGAAAAACAATAGGCATCCACCATCTCCCCCTTGAGATCCTTGAATGGCAGGGCAGCCGCCCATCAAGGGGACCTGTAAAAAAACTGGAAACAGCTTCTGTGGATGATGCCTTAAAAAGATCAGGGGGCAACAAGGCAAAGGCAGCCAGACTGTTGGGCGTGGGGAGGGCAACTCTATACAGATTCCTTGTGGATTTCAATAATGTTTCATGATACAATCCTGTCTCAAAAAAAGGCATGAGACATAATCTTTTTAAAAGGTAAACCATTTTAGAATTATTTTTTTATTAAAAGGTTGTAAGCTTACTCAGGCCAGCAGGTAACATGCTGTAATTTAAGCAGATTAATAATTACCTGATTTTTTATGACATCTCAGGCAAGGTCATTCAAATTCACGCAGCATCCGGGCATGCTAAGGTTTTAAACCCCGGATATAAAAAGTGTCTCATGTTTATTGTCTTTAAAAAAACCCTTATTTTTTTATCAGGCTTAAGGGTCTGTAATTATTTATAAATTAAACTTGGTTCATTATCGCAATGCCTGGCACAGATATTGATATAAGTATATTCAAATAAAAGCAGAGGGTGCAGTATATGAAACCATGTGATGAAAATCTTATAAAGGTAATTGCCTTAACAGAAGAGATGATTCTGCTTTCGGATGAAGGTGATGCCCTGAGAGATGATTCAGGATGCGGCGTGCTGTACGGTGTGTTAAGGGATTCTGCATACAGGATCAAAAAGATGGCAGAAATGGAGCGGGATTCCCATATAAACAAGGGGTTGTTTTAAAGACAGTGTTATTTGACACTGATTATTATATGACTATTATTATCGTCTAAAACACAGCTTGACAATATACTTACAATTACCAATTAAATTAATAAAAACAGGAGGATAATATGGGAAGTTTAAAGGGAACCAGGACAGAAAAAAATCTACTTACAGCATTTGCAGGGGAGTCACAGGCCAGAAACCGTTATAATTTTTTTGCCAGCCAGGCCAAGAAAGATGGTTATGAACAGATGGCCTTTATCTTTGAAGAGACAGCCAATCAGGAAAAGGAGCACGCAAAAAGGCTGTTTAAGTTTCTTGAGGGAGGAGATGTTGAAATAACCGCTGCCTTTCCCGCTGGTATTATAGGGAGCACCCTTGAGAACCTGATTGCCTCAGCAGCAGGAGAACATCATGAGCATACAGAGATGTATCCATCCTTTGCAAAGATAGCTGACGAGGAGGGGTTTACTGATATAGCCAAGGTATTCAGGAATATTGCTGTTGCTGAAAAGCAGCATGAGAAGAGATATAATGCCCTTGCAGCAAATATCAAAAACAAGAAGGTCTTTGAAAAAGATAAAGACACTGTATGGCGTTGCAGGAATTGCGGTTTTATCTGGTCAGGGGCACAGGCGCCGGAAGAATGCCCGGCATGCGCACACCCAAGGGCCCATTTTGAGATCCTGGGAGAAAATTATTAATTTCATACCTCCTGCTGCCTCCTGAACCCTGTTTAGAGGCAGCAGTAAAAAAGAGAAAATTAAGCTCTTTTGAAAGGGATATAAAATGGCAGAAAGATCAGGGATTATTACAATGCATGGAAACCCGCTGACCCTTTTAGGAAGCGAGGTTAA
The nucleotide sequence above comes from Desulfatiglans sp.. Encoded proteins:
- a CDS encoding rubrerythrin family protein; the protein is MGSLKGTRTEKNLLTAFAGESQARNRYNFFASQAKKDGYEQMAFIFEETANQEKEHAKRLFKFLEGGDVEITAAFPAGIIGSTLENLIASAAGEHHEHTEMYPSFAKIADEEGFTDIAKVFRNIAVAEKQHEKRYNALAANIKNKKVFEKDKDTVWRCRNCGFIWSGAQAPEECPACAHPRAHFEILGENY
- a CDS encoding sigma 54-interacting transcriptional regulator, with the protein product MIPVTELLNQNNFLKNLFDSMPCGVMVLDKERRVQAINNIMERTFGISLSDVIKQRGGEALKCIHALESIRGCGFSDECSQCMIRRTAIDALGGSRIEKNRATAQFYINGIERDIDLLISAAPLDHEGERLAIIILEDITELNELKRRLKAETSFAGIIGSSAVMNELFRTVRDLADINVPVLIQGESGTGKELVASAIHNEGNRADKPFVPVNCAALPEGILESELFGHEKGAFTGAIRDKKGRFELADSGTLFLDEVGELPKTVQAKLLRVLQEGCFERVGSEKSKRVDVRIISATNRDLRSEVKKGTFRQDLFYRLAVVPVIIPPLKNRRDDIPALVEHFLEEFTDHGSDKRGGGISKSALNMMMDYPWPGNIRELQSAIRFALVKSGGKTIGIHHLPLEILEWQGSRPSRGPVKKLETASVDDALKRSGGNKAKAARLLGVGRATLYRFLVDFNNVS
- a CDS encoding porin family protein — its product is MKKLFVLVLTIVFLSISSFATAGNESGPYIGGSLGYSSLDVAINAIEEEDVNFDDDDMGFKVFAGYNFGQIPMFDFAIEGSYVDFGGAATDDIPDLDVDITAYDIFGVACYNIGPVGIFGKVGHVWWKMDSSLSDVLNESAGDMAYGLGLKFQFSSVAVRAEYERFKFDIDNVGSDINLDFISVGLSWTF